In a genomic window of Xylophilus rhododendri:
- a CDS encoding ABC transporter permease, with translation MPESPSSAPRRFVPLLERRYTLELRQQLGWPQQVLVLALAVFAGLFISGAILVAAGVSPADLLNEFIVQTFTDPENLRAVLFQAAPMVMVGLAAALAFRARFWNLGLEGQMIWGAIGATFVSIHEIGPPALRMWLMAGAALACGLAWSVFPLALKMRLGINEIISSLMLNYVAANFLLHLVYGAWKDPKDSFPYSPKFQPFERLPEIFDGFSSAIVLAAVVALLAWWFVDRSRAGLYLRFIHASQRVADAVGVPVRRLVMASVLLSGALAGLAGFMVAAGQEGRLTQAFYNGYGFSGILIAFLARNNPLAASVVAVVVATLFVAGRSLQVFYQIPFSMVQLIQAILVVCVASSDFFIRHRIRAVGAVH, from the coding sequence ATGCCTGAATCCCCATCTTCCGCACCCCGCCGCTTCGTGCCCCTGCTGGAGCGCCGCTACACCCTCGAACTGCGCCAGCAGCTGGGCTGGCCGCAGCAGGTGCTGGTCCTGGCGCTGGCCGTCTTCGCAGGGCTCTTCATCAGCGGCGCCATCCTGGTCGCGGCCGGTGTCTCGCCGGCCGACCTGCTCAACGAATTCATCGTCCAGACCTTCACCGATCCGGAGAACCTGCGTGCCGTGCTGTTCCAGGCCGCGCCCATGGTGATGGTGGGGCTGGCGGCGGCGCTGGCCTTCCGGGCGCGTTTCTGGAACCTGGGGCTGGAGGGCCAGATGATCTGGGGCGCCATCGGCGCCACCTTCGTCTCCATCCACGAGATCGGCCCGCCCGCCCTGCGCATGTGGCTGATGGCCGGCGCGGCCCTGGCCTGCGGGCTGGCCTGGAGCGTTTTCCCCCTGGCGCTGAAGATGCGCTTGGGCATCAACGAGATCATCTCCAGCCTGATGCTCAACTACGTGGCGGCCAACTTCCTGCTGCACCTGGTCTACGGCGCCTGGAAGGACCCGAAGGACTCTTTCCCCTACTCGCCCAAGTTCCAGCCCTTCGAGCGCCTGCCGGAGATCTTCGACGGCTTCTCCAGCGCCATCGTGCTGGCCGCCGTGGTCGCCCTGCTGGCCTGGTGGTTCGTGGACCGAAGCCGCGCCGGGCTCTACCTGCGTTTCATCCACGCCAGCCAGCGGGTGGCCGATGCGGTGGGGGTGCCGGTGCGGCGGCTGGTGATGGCCTCGGTGCTGCTGTCGGGCGCGCTGGCCGGTCTGGCGGGCTTCATGGTGGCGGCGGGGCAGGAGGGGCGGCTGACCCAGGCCTTCTACAACGGCTATGGCTTCAGCGGCATCCTGATCGCCTTCCTGGCCCGCAACAACCCGCTGGCCGCGAGTGTGGTCGCCGTGGTGGTGGCCACGCTCTTCGTGGCCGGACGCAGCCTGCAGGTGTTCTACCAAATCCCGTTCTCGATGGTGCAGCTGATCCAGGCCATCCTGGTGGTCTGCGTGGCCTCGTCGGACTTCTTCATCCGCCACCGCATCCGCGCCGTGGGAGCGGTGCACTGA
- a CDS encoding ABC transporter permease: MDLIANWLGNMPDAAVPFALAALGLIVSERAGVLSLGAEGLMLVGALAGIGVQLAVHEPGIALIGSMLAAAAVSVLFAVMVVWLRVNQVIAGLALVFFCQGLTGLLGTLLGWTNQPVTGLTAVALGPLVQLPVVGKLFHQNVVVYLVPFIIAGVVLYLNRSVAGLRLRAVGENPQAADAAGIPVLRTRFLAIVAGSALVGLAGGYIAVISTKLWIAGMTGGRGWIAVGLVIFARWSPWRAFAGALLFGGIETLIPQLSAAGIAMPQYFVLMTPYLVTLGVMVWVAVTRRGADETPGALGEPYLREERR, from the coding sequence ATGGACCTGATCGCCAACTGGCTGGGCAATATGCCCGACGCCGCCGTCCCCTTCGCGCTGGCTGCGCTGGGGCTCATCGTGTCCGAACGCGCGGGCGTGCTGTCGCTGGGCGCCGAGGGGCTGATGCTGGTCGGCGCGCTGGCCGGCATCGGCGTGCAGCTGGCGGTGCACGAGCCGGGCATCGCCCTCATCGGCTCGATGCTGGCCGCTGCCGCCGTCTCGGTGCTGTTCGCGGTGATGGTGGTGTGGCTGCGGGTGAACCAGGTGATCGCCGGGCTGGCGCTGGTATTCTTCTGCCAGGGGCTGACCGGGCTGCTGGGCACGTTGCTGGGCTGGACCAACCAGCCGGTCACCGGCCTCACGGCGGTGGCGCTCGGCCCGCTGGTGCAGCTGCCGGTGGTGGGCAAGCTGTTCCACCAGAACGTGGTGGTGTACCTGGTGCCTTTCATCATCGCCGGCGTGGTGCTGTACCTCAACCGCAGCGTGGCCGGCCTGCGCCTGCGCGCGGTGGGCGAGAACCCGCAGGCGGCGGACGCCGCCGGCATCCCGGTGCTGCGCACCCGTTTCCTGGCCATCGTCGCCGGCTCGGCGCTGGTGGGGCTGGCGGGCGGCTACATCGCCGTCATCAGCACCAAGCTGTGGATCGCCGGCATGACCGGCGGGCGCGGCTGGATCGCGGTGGGCCTGGTCATCTTCGCCCGCTGGTCGCCCTGGCGGGCCTTCGCCGGCGCGCTGCTCTTCGGCGGCATCGAGACACTCATCCCCCAACTCTCGGCCGCCGGCATCGCCATGCCGCAGTACTTCGTGCTGATGACGCCTTATCTCGTCACCCTGGGCGTGATGGTCTGGGTGGCCGTCACCCGGCGCGGCGCCGACGAAACCCCCGGCGCCCTGGGCGAGCCCTACCTCCGCGAAGAACGCCGATAG
- a CDS encoding isochorismatase family cysteine hydrolase, producing MQAYVYEQPRELDPAGFADYLNPATTAVISIDMHRGHLDESPDCPCPAPRARDLVAPLDAFHAQVRALGVRLVHVRATVRPNGEDDLNGIPAAWRRTFPLYVGEIPNSAGHAIEGSKWTEWCTHVEPTDMQVSTKRRLSAFYPSDLDFLLRNQRIETVVLDGGFTDCCVLNTAFDANNYNYRVIVLRDLVRGTDAHLEGAALSMVSLHLGLVMDSQELLRVWRAAA from the coding sequence ATGCAAGCCTACGTCTACGAACAGCCCCGCGAACTCGACCCCGCCGGGTTCGCCGACTACCTGAACCCGGCCACGACCGCCGTCATCTCCATCGACATGCACCGCGGCCATCTGGACGAGTCGCCCGACTGTCCCTGCCCCGCACCGCGTGCCCGCGACCTGGTCGCGCCGCTCGATGCTTTCCACGCGCAGGTGCGAGCGCTCGGCGTGCGCCTGGTGCATGTGCGCGCCACCGTGCGCCCCAACGGCGAGGACGACTTGAACGGCATCCCCGCCGCCTGGCGCCGCACCTTCCCCTTGTACGTGGGCGAGATCCCCAACTCCGCCGGCCATGCGATCGAGGGATCGAAGTGGACCGAGTGGTGCACCCATGTCGAGCCCACCGACATGCAGGTCAGCACCAAACGCCGCCTGTCGGCCTTCTATCCCAGCGACCTGGATTTCCTGCTGCGCAACCAGCGCATCGAGACGGTGGTGCTGGACGGCGGCTTCACCGACTGCTGCGTGCTCAACACCGCCTTCGATGCCAACAACTACAACTACCGGGTGATCGTGCTGCGCGACCTGGTGCGCGGCACCGATGCGCACCTGGAGGGGGCGGCGCTCAGCATGGTGTCGCTGCACCTGGGGCTGGTGATGGATTCGCAGGAACTGCTGCGGGTGTGGCGGGCCGCGGCCTGA
- a CDS encoding HpcH/HpaI aldolase family protein, with protein MSMNTDIRHPLDDRLPALLRSGRTLRAIFNSLPSPAIVEMCAYAGFDFILIDNEHGSADLGITEHMLRAARASGIPPVVRCLRQDIARVLDMGASGVQIPMVQSAEEARELVQQVRYPGTGRRGSAFSPRAAGYGAFPGAEHTRRSNAGVALIVMIETEEAVAQAAEIAAVEGVDAVFVGPNDLSHSMGFGSDWKAPEVDAVIERALRAISGAGQCAGIIGMNGADEARYGAWGARFFATVASSVITHALRQAAQPVPAAARTGGPGY; from the coding sequence ATGAGCATGAACACGGACATCCGCCACCCCCTCGACGACCGCCTGCCGGCCCTGCTGCGCAGCGGCCGCACCCTGCGCGCCATCTTCAACTCCCTGCCCAGCCCGGCCATCGTGGAGATGTGCGCCTATGCCGGCTTCGATTTCATCCTGATCGACAACGAACACGGCAGCGCCGACCTGGGCATCACCGAACACATGCTGCGCGCCGCGCGCGCCAGCGGCATACCGCCGGTGGTGCGCTGTCTGCGCCAGGACATCGCCCGGGTGCTGGACATGGGCGCCAGCGGCGTGCAGATCCCCATGGTGCAGAGCGCCGAGGAAGCGCGCGAGCTGGTGCAGCAGGTGCGCTACCCCGGCACCGGCCGGCGCGGCAGCGCCTTCAGCCCGCGCGCCGCCGGCTACGGCGCCTTTCCCGGCGCGGAGCACACCCGGCGCAGCAATGCGGGCGTGGCGCTGATCGTGATGATCGAGACCGAAGAGGCGGTCGCGCAAGCCGCCGAGATCGCCGCGGTGGAAGGCGTGGATGCGGTCTTCGTCGGGCCCAACGACCTGTCGCACTCGATGGGTTTCGGCAGCGACTGGAAGGCGCCGGAGGTGGATGCGGTGATCGAACGGGCGCTACGCGCCATCTCCGGCGCGGGCCAATGCGCCGGCATCATCGGCATGAACGGCGCGGACGAGGCGCGCTACGGCGCCTGGGGGGCGCGCTTCTTCGCGACCGTGGCTTCGAGCGTGATCACGCATGCGCTGCGGCAGGCGGCGCAGCCGGTGCCTGCAGCCGCCAGGACAGGCGGGCCGGGATATTGA
- a CDS encoding Bug family tripartite tricarboxylate transporter substrate binding protein: MMTRKFFLALAAAAVALPALAQPAAWPDKPIKFVVPFSPGGVSDGVARLVAQHLGQRLGQPVVIENKPGVSGIVGTQSVAHAPPDGYTLMGGTITTHAVNAFFNKNLGYEQVKDFVPIDLVGMVSNVLVVAAGSRFDSVQQITAELSAKPDSLTYGTAGPGTSQHLSGQLYQNISHTRMRQIVYKGGSQAMVDLIGGQIDMVFETVAAARPMIDGKRVKVLAVTSARRLANMPAVPTMAEAGVPGFEMQSWQGIFAPAGTPAPIVDRLGREIAAIVALPDVQDKLRNLGVEPDGRTSAAFAAFQNAEIVKWGKVIRDAGIQAE, translated from the coding sequence ATGATGACCCGCAAATTCTTTCTGGCCCTCGCAGCCGCGGCAGTCGCCCTGCCCGCCCTGGCCCAGCCCGCCGCCTGGCCCGACAAGCCGATCAAGTTCGTCGTGCCCTTCTCGCCCGGCGGCGTGTCCGACGGCGTGGCCCGGCTCGTCGCCCAGCACCTGGGCCAGCGCCTGGGCCAGCCGGTGGTGATCGAGAACAAGCCCGGCGTGTCCGGCATCGTCGGCACCCAGTCCGTGGCCCATGCGCCGCCGGACGGCTACACCCTGATGGGCGGCACCATCACCACCCATGCGGTGAACGCCTTTTTCAACAAGAACCTGGGCTACGAGCAGGTCAAGGACTTCGTGCCCATCGACCTCGTCGGCATGGTGAGCAACGTGCTGGTGGTGGCCGCCGGCAGCCGCTTCGACTCGGTGCAGCAGATCACCGCCGAACTCAGCGCCAAGCCCGACAGCCTGACCTACGGCACCGCCGGCCCCGGCACCTCGCAGCACCTCTCCGGCCAGCTCTACCAGAACATCAGCCACACCCGCATGCGCCAGATCGTCTACAAGGGCGGCTCGCAGGCCATGGTGGACCTGATCGGCGGGCAGATCGACATGGTCTTCGAGACGGTGGCCGCCGCGCGCCCGATGATCGACGGCAAGCGCGTGAAGGTGCTGGCCGTGACCTCCGCCCGTCGCCTGGCCAACATGCCCGCCGTGCCCACCATGGCCGAGGCCGGCGTGCCGGGCTTCGAGATGCAGTCCTGGCAGGGCATCTTCGCGCCGGCCGGCACACCCGCGCCCATCGTGGACCGGCTGGGCCGCGAGATCGCCGCCATCGTCGCCCTGCCCGATGTGCAGGACAAGCTGCGCAACCTGGGCGTGGAGCCCGACGGCCGCACCTCCGCGGCCTTCGCCGCCTTCCAGAACGCCGAGATCGTGAAATGGGGCAAGGTGATCCGCGACGCGGGCATCCAGGCCGAATGA
- a CDS encoding LacI family DNA-binding transcriptional regulator: MRSGANAQAVAELAKVSQSAVSRTFTPGASVSEDTRARVLAAAKTLGYRPNALARSLITRRSQIIALVMGYLENQFYPLVIEKLSQKLQKQGYHVLMFITEQDEQTDGVLAEILQYQVDGVVMASAMLSPDLARQCADTGVPVVMFNRVPQTHAFASHGTSAVTSDNRRGGRLVAELLLARGYRRIAFLAGLENSSTNLERERGFHEAMAEARMPVFASAHGHYDFERAKQATRELFAGEEKPDALFVANDHMAIAALDVLRQELGLKVPQEVGVVGFDDVPQAAWGAYRLTTVVQSVEEMVEATVGLLHEQMREDAAPRNVVIPCRIVERDTVRAA, translated from the coding sequence ATGAGGTCCGGCGCCAACGCACAGGCCGTGGCCGAGCTGGCCAAGGTCTCGCAGTCGGCCGTCAGCCGCACCTTCACGCCGGGTGCCAGCGTGTCGGAGGACACCCGCGCCCGGGTGCTCGCCGCGGCCAAGACCCTGGGCTACCGCCCCAACGCCCTGGCGCGCAGCCTGATCACCCGGCGCAGCCAGATCATCGCCCTGGTGATGGGCTACCTGGAGAACCAGTTCTATCCGCTGGTGATCGAGAAGCTCTCGCAGAAGCTGCAGAAGCAGGGCTACCACGTGCTGATGTTCATCACCGAGCAGGACGAGCAGACCGACGGCGTGTTGGCCGAGATCCTGCAGTACCAGGTCGATGGCGTGGTGATGGCCTCGGCCATGCTCTCGCCCGACCTGGCGCGCCAGTGCGCCGATACCGGCGTGCCGGTGGTGATGTTCAACCGGGTGCCGCAAACCCACGCCTTCGCCAGCCACGGCACCAGCGCGGTCACCTCCGACAACCGGCGCGGCGGCCGCCTGGTGGCCGAGCTGCTGCTGGCGCGCGGCTACCGGCGCATCGCCTTCCTGGCGGGGCTGGAGAACTCCTCCACCAACCTGGAGCGCGAACGCGGCTTCCACGAAGCCATGGCCGAGGCCCGCATGCCGGTGTTCGCCAGCGCGCACGGCCACTACGACTTCGAGCGGGCCAAGCAGGCCACCCGCGAGCTGTTCGCGGGCGAGGAGAAGCCCGACGCCCTCTTCGTCGCCAACGACCACATGGCCATCGCCGCACTCGACGTGCTGCGCCAGGAGCTGGGGCTGAAGGTGCCGCAGGAGGTGGGTGTCGTCGGCTTCGACGACGTGCCGCAAGCCGCCTGGGGCGCCTACCGGCTGACCACCGTGGTGCAGAGCGTGGAGGAGATGGTGGAAGCCACCGTCGGCCTGCTGCACGAGCAGATGCGCGAGGACGCCGCGCCGCGCAATGTGGTGATTCCCTGCCGCATCGTGGAGCGCGACACGGTGCGCGCCGCCTGA
- a CDS encoding SDR family NAD(P)-dependent oxidoreductase, whose translation MSGLPSTPSFRLDGRKALVTGAGRGIGLAAAAALAQAGAVVTLAARSEDELRQACEQIRAAGGQADHLVLDVTDPQAVDDRLAAASPFQILINNAGLNRPKPLVEVSDEDIAAVFDLNVKAALYVTRAVTRGLLAAGLPGSIVTISSQMGVVGSPRRTLYCASKHAVEGMTKALAWELGGSGIRVNTICPTFIETAMTAGMFADPAFRGWVTERIALGRLGRVEEVMGAVVFLASDASSLMTGSALMLDGGWSAA comes from the coding sequence ATGAGCGGCTTGCCGAGCACCCCCAGCTTCCGCCTCGATGGCCGCAAGGCCCTGGTGACCGGCGCCGGCCGCGGCATCGGCCTGGCCGCAGCCGCCGCGCTGGCCCAGGCCGGCGCCGTGGTGACGCTGGCGGCCCGGTCCGAGGACGAGCTGCGCCAGGCCTGCGAGCAGATCCGCGCCGCGGGCGGCCAGGCCGATCACCTGGTGCTGGACGTGACCGATCCGCAGGCCGTGGACGACAGGCTCGCCGCCGCCAGCCCCTTCCAGATCCTGATCAACAACGCCGGCCTCAACCGGCCCAAGCCGCTGGTGGAGGTGTCGGACGAGGACATAGCCGCGGTCTTCGACCTGAACGTGAAGGCGGCCCTCTACGTGACCCGCGCCGTCACCCGCGGCCTGCTGGCCGCCGGCCTGCCGGGCTCCATCGTCACCATCTCCTCGCAGATGGGTGTGGTGGGCAGCCCGCGCCGCACGCTCTACTGCGCCAGCAAGCATGCGGTCGAAGGCATGACCAAGGCCCTGGCCTGGGAGCTGGGCGGCAGCGGCATCCGCGTCAACACCATCTGCCCGACCTTCATCGAGACGGCCATGACGGCCGGCATGTTCGCCGACCCCGCTTTCCGCGGCTGGGTCACCGAGCGCATCGCACTCGGCCGGCTCGGCCGGGTGGAGGAGGTGATGGGCGCGGTGGTGTTCCTGGCCAGCGACGCCTCCAGCCTGATGACCGGCAGCGCATTGATGCTGGACGGCGGCTGGAGCGCCGCATGA
- the hisD gene encoding histidinol dehydrogenase, whose amino-acid sequence MIRHLKRGKDIQVRADDDAKVRATVEGIIQAVETRGDAAVRDYSRQFDQWDPADFRLSADAIEKARKSLSAREVEDIAFAQTQIRNFAQIQRDSMRDVEVETYPGVVLGHRHIPVNAVGCYIPGGKYPMIASAHMSVLTAKVAGVKRVVATAPPYRGAPHPAIVTAMAMAGADEILVLGGVQAVVAMAVGTASIAPVDMLVGPGNMYVAEAKRQLYGRVGIDLFAGPTETLVIADDSVDAEMCAVDLLGQAEHGPTSPAILLTDSEPLARATMAEVQRQLAILPTAAIAAVSWEQYGEVIVCDSREEMLQKADELAFEHVQVLTRDADWFLQNMSNYGGLFLGPRTNVAFGDKVIGTNHTLPTNRAARYTGGLWVGKFLKTCTYQKVLTDAASATMGEYCSRLCHMENFTGHGEQANLRVRRYGDRADLPWYEPVAAP is encoded by the coding sequence ATGATCAGACACCTCAAACGCGGCAAGGACATCCAGGTCCGCGCCGACGACGACGCCAAGGTCCGCGCCACCGTGGAGGGCATCATCCAGGCGGTCGAAACCCGTGGCGATGCCGCGGTGCGCGACTACAGCCGCCAGTTCGACCAGTGGGACCCGGCTGACTTCCGCCTCTCGGCCGACGCGATCGAGAAGGCCCGCAAAAGCCTGTCCGCCCGCGAGGTCGAGGACATCGCCTTCGCCCAGACCCAGATCCGCAACTTCGCCCAGATCCAGCGCGACTCCATGCGCGACGTGGAAGTCGAGACCTATCCCGGCGTGGTGCTGGGCCACCGGCACATTCCGGTCAACGCGGTCGGCTGCTACATCCCGGGCGGCAAGTACCCGATGATCGCCTCGGCCCACATGAGTGTGCTGACCGCCAAGGTGGCCGGCGTGAAGCGGGTGGTGGCCACCGCGCCGCCGTACCGGGGCGCGCCGCATCCGGCCATCGTCACCGCCATGGCCATGGCCGGCGCGGACGAGATCCTGGTGCTGGGCGGCGTGCAGGCGGTGGTGGCGATGGCGGTCGGCACCGCCAGCATCGCGCCGGTGGACATGCTGGTCGGCCCCGGCAATATGTATGTGGCCGAGGCCAAGCGCCAGCTCTACGGCCGGGTCGGCATCGACCTGTTCGCCGGGCCCACCGAAACCCTGGTGATCGCCGACGACAGCGTGGATGCCGAGATGTGCGCCGTCGACCTGCTGGGCCAGGCCGAGCACGGCCCCACCTCGCCCGCCATCCTGCTGACCGACAGCGAGCCGCTGGCGCGCGCCACCATGGCCGAGGTGCAGCGCCAGCTGGCCATCCTGCCCACCGCGGCCATCGCCGCCGTGAGCTGGGAGCAGTACGGCGAGGTGATCGTCTGCGACAGCCGCGAGGAGATGCTGCAAAAGGCCGACGAGCTGGCCTTCGAGCATGTGCAGGTGCTGACGCGCGACGCGGACTGGTTCCTTCAGAACATGAGCAACTACGGCGGCCTGTTCCTGGGCCCGCGCACCAACGTGGCCTTCGGCGACAAGGTCATCGGCACCAACCACACCCTGCCGACCAACCGCGCGGCGCGCTACACCGGCGGCCTGTGGGTGGGCAAGTTCCTGAAGACCTGCACCTACCAGAAGGTGCTGACCGACGCGGCCAGCGCCACCATGGGCGAGTACTGCTCGCGCCTGTGCCACATGGAGAACTTCACCGGCCACGGCGAGCAGGCCAACCTGCGGGTGCGCCGTTATGGCGACCGCGCCGACCTGCCCTGGTACGAGCCGGTGGCGGCGCCATGA
- a CDS encoding type II toxin-antitoxin system HicA family toxin, with amino-acid sequence MKISEFKRWLEAEGVRIENGTRHWRLYFRGHCSTLPRHPSQELKEGTRRAILKQLGMKA; translated from the coding sequence TTGAAGATCAGCGAATTCAAACGATGGCTGGAAGCCGAGGGCGTGAGGATCGAGAACGGCACCAGGCACTGGCGCCTCTACTTCCGGGGCCACTGCAGCACGCTCCCGCGGCATCCCTCGCAGGAGTTGAAGGAAGGTACGCGGCGCGCCATCCTCAAGCAGTTGGGCATGAAGGCCTGA
- a CDS encoding type II toxin-antitoxin system HicB family antitoxin, whose translation MTHRNYPASFEPDPDGGFVVTFRDIPEAITQGDTREEAESMAGDALITAMDFYFEEGRLVPPPTKARRREVLVALPLSVAAKVELLNLVVQRKERPADLARAMGVKPQEVTRLLNLHHATKIDTLAAAFRALGGELELNIRFA comes from the coding sequence ATGACCCATCGCAACTACCCCGCCTCGTTCGAGCCCGATCCGGATGGCGGTTTCGTGGTGACTTTCCGGGACATCCCCGAAGCCATCACCCAGGGCGACACCCGAGAAGAGGCCGAGTCCATGGCCGGCGACGCCCTGATCACCGCCATGGACTTCTATTTCGAGGAAGGCCGCCTGGTCCCGCCGCCGACCAAGGCACGCCGGCGCGAGGTGCTGGTCGCGCTACCCCTCTCGGTGGCCGCCAAGGTCGAACTTCTCAACCTTGTCGTGCAACGCAAGGAGCGCCCGGCCGACCTCGCCCGGGCCATGGGCGTGAAGCCGCAGGAGGTCACCCGGCTGCTGAACCTGCATCACGCCACCAAGATCGATACCCTGGCCGCCGCGTTCCGTGCGCTGGGGGGCGAGCTGGAATTGAACATCCGCTTCGCCTGA
- a CDS encoding type II toxin-antitoxin system Phd/YefM family antitoxin produces the protein MLTLTATEARTRFGEFLHRAQREPIGVLKHGRMVGVMLSVQDFQDMRAFYAERLQYRLQDSANAAERAGLTPGAFVALLADES, from the coding sequence ATGCTGACCTTGACTGCCACCGAAGCAAGAACCCGGTTCGGTGAATTCCTGCACCGCGCCCAACGCGAGCCCATCGGCGTGTTGAAGCACGGCCGCATGGTCGGCGTCATGCTCAGCGTGCAGGACTTCCAGGACATGCGCGCCTTTTATGCCGAGCGGCTGCAGTACCGCCTCCAGGACTCGGCGAACGCAGCCGAACGGGCGGGCTTGACGCCTGGGGCATTCGTTGCGCTGCTGGCCGATGAAAGTTGA
- a CDS encoding 2Fe-2S iron-sulfur cluster-binding protein, whose protein sequence is MEFTINGKAVEVACDTRTSLLDLLREQLGLSGTKKGCNQGACGACTVLVDGERINSCLALAVQYQGRDITTVEGLSGEGGLHPLQQAFVAHDGFQCGYCTPGQLCSAVGMMAEARRGMPSVVSADLCASSVVLDHDELRERMSGNLCRCGAYNGIADAISETFEAESAAQPALKEAA, encoded by the coding sequence ATGGAATTCACCATCAACGGCAAGGCCGTGGAGGTGGCGTGCGACACGCGCACCTCGCTGCTCGACCTGCTGCGCGAGCAGCTCGGCCTCTCGGGCACCAAGAAGGGCTGCAACCAGGGCGCCTGCGGCGCCTGCACCGTCCTGGTGGACGGCGAACGCATCAACAGCTGTCTGGCTCTGGCGGTGCAGTACCAGGGCCGCGACATCACCACGGTGGAAGGCCTCTCGGGCGAGGGCGGCCTGCATCCGCTGCAGCAGGCTTTCGTGGCGCACGACGGCTTCCAGTGCGGTTACTGCACGCCCGGGCAGCTGTGTTCGGCCGTGGGCATGATGGCCGAGGCGCGGCGCGGCATGCCGAGCGTGGTGAGCGCCGACCTCTGCGCATCGAGCGTGGTGCTGGACCACGACGAGCTGCGCGAACGCATGAGCGGCAACCTCTGCCGCTGCGGCGCCTACAACGGCATCGCCGATGCGATCTCCGAGACCTTCGAGGCCGAGTCCGCCGCGCAGCCCGCGCTGAAGGAGGCCGCATGA
- a CDS encoding FAD binding domain-containing protein, translating into MNPFAYHRASDARSAIALAGPAAGAKYLGGGTNLVDLMRETIERPSTLVDVSGLSKNIEARADGSVLIGAAASNSAVALHPAIRERFPVLARAILAGASGQIRNMATVGGNILQRTRCHYFYDQSTRCNKREPGSGCDAVEGFHRMHAVLGTSPSCIATHPSDMCVALAALDALVHLSGPQGDRVLPLAELHRLPGDTPQIEHVLSPGELIVAVEVPALAFGARSAYRKVRDRASYAFALVSVAAALDVEQGRIQAVRIALGGVAHKPWRAHQAEAALQGAVADEAAFLAAANAELADAVGLRDNAFKIELARRTMVAVLGQLAKEAA; encoded by the coding sequence ATGAACCCCTTCGCCTACCACCGCGCCAGCGATGCCCGCTCGGCCATCGCCCTGGCCGGCCCCGCGGCCGGCGCCAAATACCTGGGCGGCGGCACCAACCTGGTGGACCTGATGCGCGAGACCATCGAGCGGCCCTCCACGCTGGTCGATGTGTCGGGCCTGAGCAAGAACATCGAGGCCCGCGCCGACGGCAGCGTGCTCATCGGCGCCGCCGCCAGCAACAGCGCGGTCGCCCTGCACCCCGCCATCCGGGAGCGTTTCCCGGTGCTGGCCCGCGCCATCCTGGCCGGCGCCAGCGGGCAGATCCGCAACATGGCGACGGTCGGCGGCAACATCCTGCAGCGCACCCGCTGCCACTACTTCTACGACCAGTCCACCCGCTGCAACAAACGCGAGCCGGGCAGCGGCTGCGATGCGGTGGAGGGTTTCCATCGCATGCATGCGGTGCTGGGCACCTCGCCGAGCTGCATCGCCACCCATCCTTCGGACATGTGCGTGGCCCTGGCCGCGCTCGATGCGCTGGTGCACCTGTCGGGGCCGCAGGGCGACCGGGTGCTGCCGCTGGCCGAGCTGCACCGCCTGCCGGGCGACACGCCGCAGATCGAGCATGTGCTCTCGCCCGGCGAACTGATCGTGGCGGTGGAAGTTCCGGCGCTGGCCTTCGGCGCACGCTCGGCTTACCGCAAGGTGCGTGATCGGGCCAGTTATGCCTTCGCGCTCGTATCGGTGGCGGCTGCATTGGATGTGGAGCAGGGCCGGATCCAGGCGGTCCGCATCGCCCTGGGCGGCGTGGCCCACAAGCCCTGGCGCGCCCACCAGGCCGAGGCCGCGCTGCAAGGTGCCGTCGCGGATGAAGCGGCCTTCCTGGCCGCCGCCAACGCCGAGCTGGCCGATGCGGTCGGCCTGCGCGACAACGCTTTCAAGATCGAACTGGCACGCCGCACCATGGTGGCGGTGCTGGGCCAACTGGCCAAGGAGGCCGCATGA